One Thioclava electrotropha DNA segment encodes these proteins:
- a CDS encoding ferredoxin--NADP reductase: protein MNESAVTEIPKVKTLPDAQTVTEVTHWTDRLFSFRVSRPQSLRFRSGEFVMIGLMGDNGKPLLRAYSIASPNWDEELEFYSIKVPDGPLTSKLQHINVGDQIILRPKPVGTLVHDALLPGKRVWFLATGTGIAPFASLMRDPETYDKFDEVIMMHTCRTVEELEYGRQLVENLINDPLIGEMVDGKLKYYPTTTREEFHHMGRITDNLENGKVFKDLGLEPMNPETDRAMVCGSLAFNKDVMAVLEGFGLREGANSEPREYVVEKAFVGDGI, encoded by the coding sequence ATGAACGAGAGCGCCGTGACCGAGATCCCCAAGGTGAAGACCCTGCCCGACGCGCAGACCGTGACCGAAGTGACCCATTGGACGGACCGGCTGTTTTCCTTCCGCGTGAGCCGCCCGCAAAGCCTGCGCTTCCGCTCGGGCGAGTTCGTGATGATCGGGCTGATGGGCGACAATGGCAAACCGCTGCTGCGCGCCTATTCGATCGCCTCGCCCAACTGGGACGAGGAGCTGGAATTCTACTCGATCAAGGTGCCCGACGGCCCGCTGACCTCGAAGCTGCAGCATATCAATGTGGGCGACCAGATCATCCTGCGCCCGAAGCCCGTCGGCACGCTGGTCCATGACGCGCTGCTGCCCGGCAAGCGGGTGTGGTTCCTCGCCACCGGCACCGGCATCGCGCCCTTCGCCTCGCTGATGCGCGACCCCGAGACCTACGACAAGTTCGACGAGGTCATCATGATGCATACCTGCCGCACGGTCGAGGAACTGGAATATGGCCGCCAGCTGGTCGAGAACCTGATCAACGATCCGCTGATCGGCGAGATGGTCGACGGCAAGCTGAAATACTACCCGACCACGACCCGTGAGGAATTCCATCACATGGGTCGGATCACCGACAATCTCGAGAACGGCAAGGTGTTCAAGGATCTCGGCCTCGAGCCGATGAACCCCGAGACCGACCGCGCGATGGTCTGCGGCTCGCTCGCCTTCAACAAGGACGTGATGGCGGTGCTCGAAGGGTTCGGCCTGCGCGAGGGCGCGAATTCCGAGCCGCGCGAATATGTGGTCGAGAAGGCCTTCGTCGGCGACGGTATCTGA
- a CDS encoding DUF934 domain-containing protein — translation MSVIVRDDGFHNDDFTGASLDIAPETDAGYLPALIDGAEMIRVLFPTFSDGRGFSLARRIRALGFTGRLRAAGPLIADQYAMARRVGFDEVEIPPELAERQPQAQWLFRADWAAHDYRARLAG, via the coding sequence ATGAGCGTGATCGTTCGCGACGACGGCTTCCACAATGACGACTTCACCGGGGCGAGCCTCGACATCGCGCCGGAGACCGATGCGGGCTACCTGCCCGCGCTGATCGACGGCGCCGAGATGATCCGCGTCCTGTTCCCGACCTTCTCGGACGGGCGCGGCTTCTCGCTGGCGCGCCGCATCCGCGCGCTCGGCTTCACGGGTCGGCTGCGCGCAGCGGGCCCGCTGATCGCGGATCAATACGCGATGGCGCGGCGCGTGGGCTTCGACGAGGTCGAGATCCCGCCGGAACTGGCCGAGCGCCAGCCGCAGGCGCAATGGCTGTTTCGCGCCGATTGGGCCGCGCACGACTACCGCGCGCGGCTCGCCGGCTGA